CGAGACGACAACAGTGACATCAGACGCTGGGTGAGTGAAGTCTTTCGAGGCCTCCGTTGAGATGAGCTGCTGCGGCTCACAATGTTATTCCCATTTCGTCACATCTCAATTTATTGGAGattgtcttttgttttgtgttcAGGAGAAGCAAAGTTTTAGCTTTTCCACTGCATGAAATTTAACGCTGACAATATAGCCTGTCTAGTTTTTGCATTTTCAACGCCCATAGTTTACAGGGCGTCGATTCTCCGTCAGCCTGAGCGGAAACACAGACGTCTGGTATTTGTATCACACTATCTGCCAGCACATCCCCCTTGCAGAGATCACAGACGTTGTTATTGTTTGCGTTTCTCGTTTCATTCCTTTGAACATCAACTTCCTTCCTTCATTACCTGCTTTTCAACAAGATGCCTGCTCCCGGTGTCGTCGTCCCCTTCGACATTTCACTGCACTCGCATCTCACTCCTTACCTGGCTGCGATTCACGCATCCTGCATCACTCACGACCACACAATAGCCACATTTCTTCTACCACTATCACATGAAAAGCTGTTATCCTGGTGGAAAGAGCGGATTGCAGAAACAAACGATGGGAGACGATTGATGCTGCTCCTGGTGAGCGAGCTGGATCCAAGCGGCCGAATCAAAGGGCCGGAGCTCATAGGCGTCGTCATGCTATGGATGCCGTACTCAGAGACGGGGTCATTTCGAGGCTATGTAGAGAAGCTGCTCATCCACAAGCATCACCGGGGGAAAGGCGGCGCGAGGGCACTGATGAGTGCGTTGGAAGCAGAGGCCCTGAATCGAGGCCGGACATTGCTGGTAAGTCGCATTGATGAGTTTTGAGCCTGTTGATGCGAAGAAACCAGCCTTATGCTAACGCTTCCTCTCGTAGCTGTTGGATACGGAGAGCGGCAACCAGGCAGAAGCAGTCTTTAGTAGGCTGGGATATATCGAGCTGGGTAAGGTTCCGGGATACGGCATGAGTCCTGCGGGAGGATTGAAGGATGGCACGTTTTTCTACAAGACTCTTGAGCTGTGACCTGAAAATATCTATTTGGCGGACCAAGGCGTGTGCTACTGAATAATGGTAATACAGCTTCAATGCTTGGAGGCTGGACCGGCGGTGATACAAGTACCCGTGGCGCAGTTGGAGGAACAAAGGCAAACCAGCAAATGGCGAGTGTCCAAGGTCGCATCCTGATGCCACGTGCGTGCTGCCATCTATGCGACTGCATACAGGCTAATGCGAGATGATTGCGTAGCTGGTGAGATATTGACTTGGCAGCGGCTGAGATTTTTGCCCTCTCTGGGGGGCCTCGgtgagagaaacaagaaagtATAGGATGTTATGAGAAAAATAGAATTTGAGAACGGAGTAGCATGGgggatttttctttttaagcTTGAAATATTATTTTTGACGCCATTTGTATGCataaaaagggaaaatgtATGCATGATAATAGATTCACAGATAAACACATCTTCTTCCTTACCGTGAAAACAATGACTAGAACTCATGTAATACCCTTCAACTTTTACCAACAATTCCAAGCAACATATCCTTCATTCTCCGCTGAGAATCACAAATCCTCGCAACGAGGCGGAGGAAAACAACAAGCTTACTTGCTGGCACAACACGCTTCTTTCTACGGCAGCGAGCTATCAAAAGTTCCGAAAACGCCCACCTTCGGAGGACGCCGCGGTTTAGTTGATCCCTGTCTACGCAAAAAGGCACTTGCACCGAAACAATGAATCAAATCGCAAATCCAACGTCGTATTATCACTTATTAGGTAGTGCTTCTCAGCAGAATTACAAACAATTCGCTGCCCTCCTCCCAAGAAATCAACCAAAAAACACCAGTCCCAATCTGGTGCCGAATAacgaagctgaagctcaTGATATCGCTCCCCCCGCCGCCCTTTGCTAGACTGGGGTGGGTTCTCGGACCTTTGCTCGATATGGCATGTCAAAAGGGCTATTTTGAcaatccttttttttttctctccctccttctGTCTTGCTTGACAAGGGCCCGTGCAGGTCCGCCATTGACGGACTGTCGGTATAGCATGCCGCTTTCTGCAAGTCCAAAAAATGCTCCATAGCGGAGGATCGTTTGTATGTACGTGTAGCCAAGACAGACCGGGATGAGAATCGGTTTGACGTCTATAAAGCCATGGGTGCGACTGAGATGTGGAcgatcttttcttcttctttttcccttttcccttcctcAGCTTGCTTGCTCGTCTGTGCAGTTCCAGGAATCAATCAGTATTTAGTTAATCCCGACATTCTGAAGCCATGTATCGCAACACTTTGGCTGTGCTTGCCAGCGCCCAGCTTGCCGCTGCTGGGCTGTACCCCAACATGACGCCCGACAACCACACCTGCATCTTGAGTATGTTGCTTTGTATGATTTAGTATCAATTGAATGGTATGACTAACTTTCTCGATAGCCGACCCAGTCTTGTCCTGCTCAGAGAACGCGGTGCCCGAAAAGGTGGACTCTTGCTGCACCGAGACTTTTGGAGGACTGGTGGTATGTCCAGCAACCATCTTACACAATTGTACAACGGCAAAGGATTTCGAGCTCAATTACTGATTCGATCAATTTTTACAGCTCCAAACTCAATTCTGGGACACCAACACCGGTCTCGAAGCCCAGGGACAGCTGCTGCCTCCCTACACCTGGACCATCCACGGTCTCTGGCCTGGTCAGTATAAGCTGTCTCTCTTCATGCCATCCTGAGTCTGACCATGTCAATTAGATTTCTGCAACGGCAGCTACACTCAATACTGCGATCTCAGGTATGTTCATGCTGCTACCAACTGCGTTCTatcaagcagcatctgatTATCGTGTAATAGCCGCCAATACGATCCCAGCCCTGCTCCCAACaccaccaatggcaagcCTGACGGCACCCCTGTGCCAAAATACACAGGCGAGTCGATCGAGGCCTGGTTCGAGCCTTACGGAAAGATGGATCTCCTCGCCTACATGAAGAAATACTGGATCAACCAGTACGCCCCCAACTGGGAGCTCTGGGCTCACGAGTTCTCCAAGCACGCCACCTGCTTCTCGACCTTTGACAAGGAGTGCTACGGGCCAAAGGCCAACGAGCACGACGACCTCTTCCAGTTCTTCGAGACCGTCATCGCCTACTATAAGGTCCTCCCCACCTGGGGCTGGCTCTCCGCCGCCAACATCCGCCCTTCCAACACCACCTCCTACTCCCTCTCCGACGTCCAGGATGCTCTGACCCTTGGATACGGCGCCGTCCCCTTCATCGGCTGCGGTGGCCCCAAGTACAACCAGACCGAGGCCGGCAAGGGATCTCTCGACAATGGCGGCACTCAGCTCAACGAGGTCTGGTACTACTACCACGTCTATGGTTCTCCTCAGCGCAACCAGGGCCTGCGTGTCCCTGCCGACATTGCTGGCGGCTCTGTGTCGTCTTGCGCAAAGACTCCTGGTGCCATTTGGTACTATGAGCGTGCCGCTGGTAGCGAGACTGCTTAAATCAATGCATGGATGAAAATGTAATTTGTCAAACGTGGAATGAAAACGACCCTGTCCATAGATCATACATAACGCCCGCTCCGCAATGGAGCATCGTGAAATAATTCTAATTTGCCAATGAAATCCTCTTCGCCTTTTCCCTCGTCCACTTTCCATCAAACATCACGAGCAACTATGTAAATAAGCAGCAGAGGCTCTAATTGTGCTCGAATGGGAGTGGCCCGCGCATCTCTTTTCGTACAAGTACAttttccctccctcttcaCTCATCCGCCAATTCCTCCACTTTGGGTGCTTCGTAAACCTTTGGCTCTTGAGGCGCCACATCCACTTGTGTATCCGTACCCGTGGTCGTGGCAGTAGTCGGTGCCACCTGTCCAGTAGCCGCAGCCATGACGGAGTTTGCCGCAACAGCCttcgacttcttcttcttcttcggcttctcGGTCTAGAAAATTTGTTAGCGCTTTGTacagagatgatgatatcaGAGAAGGGGacaccaaaaagagaaaagtctTACCTCATGCCAAGCCCAAACTGGTCGGAAACTGTCCATGAAAGAGACGTCTTCCCAGAGGTTGGGGTAGAGCCAAAGTCCAGGAGGCGCGGCAAAGTACGTAATGCAGAACAGAATAACACGGAAtatggccatggcgaagaagagaccaagaagaccCAGCATGCCCCAACTCAAGTAGTACACTCCTTGTCGAAGGACCAACGGCCACAGGGGGTACAGGACAAcggcgaagatgatgacaagggcaagggcggcATACAGCTGGCGCTTGACCTGGCTTCCCTCCCAGAGCCACACGTAGTACATGTCGTCTCTggcctcttgctgctgctctaTCCTGACATTCCACTGGCCCTTGACACgcttgggcttcttgccGTTGGGGCCGGGTTGGGGCTCGAGCTTGGTGACTCTAAGCGCAAGCATGCTGAGGGGCAGCAGCTTAAAGGTGTTCTCCAGAGATGCTCGGTCGGTGATTTCTGGCAGCAGAGGGTTCTTCTTTCGAGCCTTTTCATATGCCGGAGACTGCAGCGCTCGCAGAGCACGCTTCACTGTTGATTCGGTAAGCATCTACCAATGAATTGAGATTTGGCAGGGCACAATGCGGCACTCACCCTTGAACATATCTTTGCGCTCGCCATTCAGAATCGAGGTACGTGGCTTCAAGTCCTGGCTGCGCAGAAACTTGGCGACAGCAAGTCCCTTGGGGTTGGGCGGGCCAGGAGTAATGGGCTGAGGTTGGCCCTgttgctgatgaggatgcGGGTGCGGGTGCGGGTGCGGGTGAGGATGGTTGTGGCCTTCGTGTCCTCCtccctgttgctgctgctgctgcgctgcGGCCtgttgcatctgcatctggcGCATTCGCGcaaactgctgctgcttgatgtgCTCGATAAATTCGGGCACAGTCATGCCAGCCTTTTGGGCATCTTCAGCGATCTTGCGCTGGATCTGCTGGATCTGCTCGGGCGTGGGCTGCTGGCCCATGAAGCCAGGACCGGGCATGGGCATACCCATGGGCATTGCGCCTGGaggcggctgcggcggcggcgtggCCATGGCGATGTAATGGGCTGGCGAGGATTGGGATTAATGATTGACAAGCCCGAGTCGAAGCTGAAAGGCGCAAAGATTGtcaagagaaagaaacaagctTGAGAGAAGCACGACTGTGAATGTGTCGGCCTTGAAGCGTATTATAAAGCGAATGAGAGAAACTTGCTGTGGGCGACTGCCATCTTGAGGTCACTGCACTCAAATGGACAGATAGCAATGTGTTCACTTTCACCTGACTGGTGGACCGGATCGTTTATTCCCCGATTTCCGCGCTATCCTCCAGATTGGCAGCTGGTTGCAGCTCCGTATTCTTAGCACTGTAACCTGCACGGTACCGGTAGCTCTCACGCATCCCACTTACGCGATAGCCTTATTGGCACCTCTTTGCATCGTGTATCAGCCTCGCAGTTATTAGTTGCTACAGTATTTGCGGTCGAAGCATTGCAAAATGGGGGATCGACTCACGCAGCTGCAAGATGCAGTTGATCAAGTATGTTGTTTTACATGACAGCACCCCGACTTTCCATTGAAGAGGAGCTCCGTTGGCTAATGGAAATCCATCTCCAGTTCGCTCAGCAGCTCGTGGCTTCTCTGCATTTCGTCCATATGAGGCACGATCTCGAGCCATTGGGCCCGAAGGACAAGATCCGCGAGCCTAAGGAGCAGGTACCAAAAGAAGGTACGAACAACTGTGGATAGCTGCGTAGTGGTTGGCGGTCGGCTCATATGCGAACTCGCGCTGATGTTCTCGATAGTGGACGCACTCCCTCCCCAAGATTTCCGAGCCGGCCTAGTCGAGCTGGCGCGAGACCTGATCGTAAAAGAACAACAAATCGAGGTTCTCATCTCCACGTTGCCCGGTCTCGACAACAGTGAACAAGATCAGGAACGACACATTAAAGACCTCGAGGAAGATTTAAAAACGGCCGAGGCACAGCGGGTGGAAGCTTTAAAGGAGAGAGATCACATTTTGAAACAGCTGGACTCCACTATCCGTATCATACGGCGGCCATGAGCCGTGAATTCTTCTTTTAATCGACATGCTTGCTTTTACTTGGTAGCGAGGCGTTAAGGATACCTAGGTATTGGGTTATGGCTGGTTGATGGCCAGGATCACGGTAGTCAAAGCTTGGGAGATGGTCATTGTGTAACATCGCGAAAAGGAATAATATTCGATTGTATTTCATGTCTAACCTGTAACTGGTCATCCCCTCATAAATTTCATCCTCGAAACCAGCCGTGACTTCTTAGCGCATTTTGAGATCTAAGAGATTTCAAAATCTAAGAACGCATGGTTGATTTCGAAGAGATATTTGAGAGGGTGTTGCTAGTTCCAGATTAGACATGAAATAAAGATATTCTTATGGTATCTATATATCTTGAATTCATCTATGTAAGCTATAACGGCATCTGCTCTTCTAGTAAATTGTGACTCTCGGCGCCGCTTCTATCTCTACTACCCAAAGTATAACCCTCTAAACAAATGACATTGCACTCTTTAGGAGCTCTTGAAAAATTGGGGATAGACTTGTCGCAGTTCTCGCAAGTGGCGGATCTGATACTGCGATGCTTGGACTTCTGGTTGTGGgacatcttcttccaccaagTGCGCTGCCGTCCAGCCCAACTTCTTTGCAGCGGCACAGTTGGCAAAACTATCATCTGTATTCGGATGTTAGAGGTTCTGGATTCTTCATTCATAGAGATTGGCCATAGCCGTGGAGCAAAAGGGACAGCCGTACCAACAAAATAACAATCTTCCACTCTTTCCACCCCAGCGTGTTTCATGGCTTTCCGGTACATGTCTGGGTGAGGCTTGCAGACTAAGGGCATTTCGGCGTAGTCGCAGAATGTAAGACCCTCAAACTGGTCGTCAATGCCGAGCAACTTGACGACTCGCTTGCCGTGGGTGACATACGCATTCGTGAGAAGCCATACCCTTACCTTGCTCCTGTCGATATCCTCGAGCAGCTGACGCAGCTCTGGATTGGGCTTGATGATTCCCTCTAGGGGCAGAGCGTCGTCGACCTTGGTGTTGTACTCCAGAGGGTCAATCTGGTGGTGACGGACCAGTCCTTCGATGGCCAGACCATAGTTTTTGTAGTACTCCTGGTGTAGTTTGACAGCATCGTCCCAGGGGAGGTTGAGATGCTCTTCAAAGTACTTGTCAATCAGCTCGGCCATGAGATCCTGTACTTTGCTGCCTGTCATCTAATTAGACCACGGTTGTGTCATGAGTCATATTGCTCCTTACTCCTTGGGTAGAGACAGTTGTCAATGTCGCTTGAACACCGTTAGAACTACTGCTCACATAATTTGTGACGACGATTCACTAACAAGAATAGGACCGGTTTCCCGGGGTTGGTGCCATTGGGAACAGTCATCTTagtgagaaaagaggaggccGGAGATCGGTGAAATGCTCGCGTGGCGGTACCAGGAAATGCTTGCGAAAGAAAGCCGATGTTCTTGTTGCTAAAGGAAGGGCGGGGTTTAATGGCTGACCGAACTACAAGGGAGATGGGAAGCCTGTATAAACTCATCCGGCTCAGAGtgtgatgaaaagaaatagatCGGATCTGTCCTAAAATAAATCGAGGCTTGATGACTCTTCACCGGTACTAATGCCCGGCTAGCATGCTGCTAAATTCAGCGGCCGGCCATCTTGCGCCAAGGCAGTGGCTACATTAGGCTTGAGGTCGCTGAATAATTTGCCGCTTAAAGACAGCAACCGATTTCGAATTCTTACTGTGATGGAATATCTGGTATCAATCTGTATAGTGTATAATTTGGGCTCGTCTTTTGGAGTAGCATTTGGCACACCCTGGTTCAGTGTACCTATTCATTCATCTCTTTCAGCTGTTAATCTACGGGGGACATTCATAGTCGGGACGCAGAAGCCTCTCATACACAACCTTAACATTGCATTGATAATAGTCCGAGTCTCAACTATACAACGCCAATTGAAGAAACTTAACAATATACCCAGTGACATATAATGATATTATCTGTTTCTCAGCGCGGCAACGCCTttgggagagagatgaagcccTTCAATGACACTAAAGTGCTTCAAGGCGGCAGCGGGGAGCTCCAAAGGCTAGCAGGTACCCTTGTACCTGCTAGCCCCACTCTAGTAGAATTCTGCCCAAAACGAACCCTGTCACCACCTCCAAATTATTTGGCCAAACCAGCCCCAAATATCCTCCCTATTCCAACTTCCATCCTTTGCCTTCACTCCAGGCATCAGCATATCTCGATCACCCACTATGATCGAAGCATCAAAGAAGCGCACGGCTGATTGTGTATTCTGAAGAGCGCCCTTGTAGCTTCTGCCAGGAGCCGCCCTTGACCGCTCAGCGCAACGCCCTCGCGTTTCCCACTGCGCTTTGTTGACGCGGCTATCCAAACTTTTGCTAACTTTAGGGAGCAACTGTTTGCTATGGGCCCGGGAGACAGCGGCCTGGCCGCCCCTACCCGCGCAAACGCATCTGCATCGGCCAAGTTgacagagaaagaagcgaaagagaTTGCAGAATACGAGAAGATTGTGCGATTTCGCGATGCCATTCTCGCGGGAACCCACCCAACCATCAAGCTCCCTGCCGGCCTCAAGGCCTCGTCCCACTCCATTATCAACTATGCGAAACCGCCATCAGAGCCTGGCGAAGTAGACACAAGGCCTGGTTCTCTCCAGCAATCTGCTGAGAAAATTCAGAGTCAGAACCCCAGCTTGCGACGGCCTGTATCTGATGATagcgccgccgctgctgatTCTCGGCACCCAAAGCCATTTGCAACTAGGACGACAGAGATCAATCCCATTCTTCTTGAGAAATCTGACGAACTTGTTAGGGCTGAAATTCAGCTGCAGAGGCAAAGAATAGAGCGGTCTCTGAGAGACGACATCGAACAGCGTCGAGTCTCAAAGCAAGTGCAAGCAGAACCCGTCAATGAGTTTGACCTATCCGATGTACTCGCAAAGGCTCTGACTCTTGTTCAAGCCACTACTATACCCTTTGCCACCAATGGAGGCTTGATTGCTAATCATGAAGCTGCAAGTGATTCGTTTGACGATAACACCTTTTACTCCTCAAAGCATGACACGCCCGAGTCCAACCTGACTTCGCGCGTGCGCCGATCAACTGATGATGCCATGTTGATAGATGGCCGCAGGCCATCTCAGCCAAGCCTTCACGAACCCACAGACTACGGTAATAGCACGGCAGCTTCTACGAATAGTTATCATGCCGCCGCCCCTCCCTCTCAGCCTCCATCCCAAATCCATGCTCCGATGGCGAATGTGGTCGCGAGTAGACCCGAGAAGGTGCGGGTTCCCGGGCTCATACTCGCCAATAATGGAAATCCTCCAGTTACCCATGGCCCTGCTCCTACAGAACCAGATCGGCTACTGCAAACGCGGTCTCGAGGATCTGAAAACGACGAGTCCCAGTATAATCCAAACCAACCTCTGCTGCCACGTCCTCCCGTTATTCGGAATCATGACTTGATACCCGTTGCTCCTCAACCAGCAAAGATAACACCTTTGACTGTAGTCAATGTGCAAACCCCCATCATCGATTCAG
This genomic stretch from Trichoderma breve strain T069 chromosome 1, whole genome shotgun sequence harbors:
- a CDS encoding translocation protein sec62 domain-containing protein; the protein is MATPPPQPPPGAMPMGMPMPGPGFMGQQPTPEQIQQIQRKIAEDAQKAGMTVPEFIEHIKQQQFARMRQMQMQQAAAQQQQQQGGGHEGHNHPHPHPHPHPHPHQQQGQPQPITPGPPNPKGLAVAKFLRSQDLKPRTSILNGERKDMFKVKRALRALQSPAYEKARKKNPLLPEITDRASLENTFKLLPLSMLALRVTKLEPQPGPNGKKPKRVKGQWNVRIEQQQEARDDMYYVWLWEGSQVKRQLYAALALVIIFAVVLYPLWPLVLRQGVYYLSWGMLGLLGLFFAMAIFRVILFCITYFAAPPGLWLYPNLWEDVSFMDSFRPVWAWHETEKPKKKKKSKAVAANSVMAAATGQVAPTTATTTGTDTQVDVAPQEPKVYEAPKVEELADE
- a CDS encoding subunit 21 of mediator complex domain-containing protein — its product is MGDRLTQLQDAVDQFAQQLVASLHFVHMRHDLEPLGPKDKIREPKEQVPKEVDALPPQDFRAGLVELARDLIVKEQQIEVLISTLPGLDNSEQDQERHIKDLEEDLKTAEAQRVEALKERDHILKQLDSTIRIIRRP
- a CDS encoding ribonuclease t2 family domain-containing protein, which gives rise to MYRNTLAVLASAQLAAAGLYPNMTPDNHTCILTDPVLSCSENAVPEKVDSCCTETFGGLVLQTQFWDTNTGLEAQGQLLPPYTWTIHGLWPDFCNGSYTQYCDLSRQYDPSPAPNTTNGKPDGTPVPKYTGESIEAWFEPYGKMDLLAYMKKYWINQYAPNWELWAHEFSKHATCFSTFDKECYGPKANEHDDLFQFFETVIAYYKVLPTWGWLSAANIRPSNTTSYSLSDVQDALTLGYGAVPFIGCGGPKYNQTEAGKGSLDNGGTQLNEVWYYYHVYGSPQRNQGLRVPADIAGGSVSSCAKTPGAIWYYERAAGSETA
- a CDS encoding haloacid dehalogenase-like hydrolase domain-containing protein, which codes for MTVPNGTNPGKPVLFFDIDNCLYPRSSKVQDLMAELIDKYFEEHLNLPWDDAVKLHQEYYKNYGLAIEGLVRHHQIDPLEYNTKVDDALPLEGIIKPNPELRQLLEDIDRSKVRVWLLTNAYVTHGKRVVKLLGIDDQFEGLTFCDYAEMPLVCKPHPDMYRKAMKHAGVERVEDCYFVDDSFANCAAAKKLGWTAAHLVEEDVPQPEVQASQYQIRHLRELRQVYPQFFKSS
- a CDS encoding acetyltransferase (GNAT) family domain-containing protein, which gives rise to MPAPGVVVPFDISLHSHLTPYLAAIHASCITHDHTIATFLLPLSHEKLLSWWKERIAETNDGRRLMLLLVSELDPSGRIKGPELIGVVMLWMPYSETGSFRGYVEKLLIHKHHRGKGGARALMSALEAEALNRGRTLLLLDTESGNQAEAVFSRLGYIELGKVPGYGMSPAGGLKDGTFFYKTLEL